From the genome of Glycine max cultivar Williams 82 chromosome 2, Glycine_max_v4.0, whole genome shotgun sequence, one region includes:
- the LOC100817808 gene encoding phosphoglycerate mutase-like protein 1 isoform X2 has protein sequence MDAAASQSLYPLHRCKTVHLVRHAQGVHNVAGEKNHDAYNSYEFFDAHLTSLGWEQVNNLRKHVKASGLSKNIELVVISPLLRTMQTAVGVFGGEAYTDGIGEPPLMTENVGHSDHPAVSSMNCPPFIAVELCREQIGVHPCDKRRTISEYRNMFPAIDFSLIESDEDILWESDVREKTDEVSARGLKFLEWLWTREEKEIAVVTHSSFLFNTLRAFGNDCHPDIKSEICTHFANCELRSIVIIDRGMIGSSESTTNYPGKIPRGPDVPSEAAD, from the exons ATGGATGCTGCTGCAAGTCAAAGTCTCTATCCATTGCACCGTTGCAAAACTGTTCACCTG GTTAGGCATGCGCAAGGAGTTCATAATGTAGCAGGAGAGAAAAACCATGATGCATACAATTCTTATGAGTTTTTTGATGCACACCTAACCTCTCTCGGCTGGGAACAG GTTAATAATCTGCGAAAGCACGTGAAGGCAAGTGGACTTTCCAAAAATATTGAACTTGTTGTCATTTCCCCCTTATTAAG GACCATGCAAACAGCAGTTGGAGTCTTTGGTGGTGAAGCATACACTGATGGGATTGGTGAGCCACCTCTGATGACGGAAAATGTCGGACACAGTGATCATCCTGCAGTTTCTAGTATGAACTGCCCTCCATTCATAGCTGTGGAGCTTTGCCGAGAGCAAATA GGAGTTCATCCTTGTGATAAGAGAAGAACCATTAGCGAGTACCGGAATATGTTTCCAGCAATTGATTTTTCACTT ATTGAAAGTGACGAGGACATTTTATGGGAATCTGATGTCAGAGAGAAGACAGATGAAGTTTCTGCTAGGGGCCTGAAGTTTTTGGAATG GTTGTGGACACGTGAAGAGAAGGAGATAGCAGTTGTTACCCACAGCAGTTTTCTGTTTAATACGCTCCGTGCTTTTGGAAATGATTGCCACCCAGATATAAAGAGTGAAATATGCACACA CTTTGCTAATTGTGAGCTGCGTTCAATCGTCATCATTGATAGAGG TATGATTGGATCAAGTGAATCAACTACCAACTATCCTGGCAAGATTCCTCGTGGCCCCGATGTTCCCAGTGAAGCTGCTGACTAA
- the LOC100817808 gene encoding phosphoglycerate mutase-like protein 1 isoform X1 → MMLTVNKYQPFPCELSTNQNFLNSNFVPTKPNLTLPLLFSLLYFSFHFLPLFLAIDSSSGSGMDAAASQSLYPLHRCKTVHLVRHAQGVHNVAGEKNHDAYNSYEFFDAHLTSLGWEQVNNLRKHVKASGLSKNIELVVISPLLRTMQTAVGVFGGEAYTDGIGEPPLMTENVGHSDHPAVSSMNCPPFIAVELCREQIGVHPCDKRRTISEYRNMFPAIDFSLIESDEDILWESDVREKTDEVSARGLKFLEWLWTREEKEIAVVTHSSFLFNTLRAFGNDCHPDIKSEICTHFANCELRSIVIIDRGMIGSSESTTNYPGKIPRGPDVPSEAAD, encoded by the exons atgatgttaactgtcaacaagTACCAACCGTTTCCATGTGAACTCAGCACGAATCAAAACTTTCTAAATTCCAATTTTGTCCCCACCAAACCAAATCTTACGCTTCCTCTGCTCTTTTCGCTTCTCTACTTCTCCTTCCACTTTCTCCCTCTCTTCCTCGCAATTGATTCTTCTTCTGGTTCTG GTATGGATGCTGCTGCAAGTCAAAGTCTCTATCCATTGCACCGTTGCAAAACTGTTCACCTG GTTAGGCATGCGCAAGGAGTTCATAATGTAGCAGGAGAGAAAAACCATGATGCATACAATTCTTATGAGTTTTTTGATGCACACCTAACCTCTCTCGGCTGGGAACAG GTTAATAATCTGCGAAAGCACGTGAAGGCAAGTGGACTTTCCAAAAATATTGAACTTGTTGTCATTTCCCCCTTATTAAG GACCATGCAAACAGCAGTTGGAGTCTTTGGTGGTGAAGCATACACTGATGGGATTGGTGAGCCACCTCTGATGACGGAAAATGTCGGACACAGTGATCATCCTGCAGTTTCTAGTATGAACTGCCCTCCATTCATAGCTGTGGAGCTTTGCCGAGAGCAAATA GGAGTTCATCCTTGTGATAAGAGAAGAACCATTAGCGAGTACCGGAATATGTTTCCAGCAATTGATTTTTCACTT ATTGAAAGTGACGAGGACATTTTATGGGAATCTGATGTCAGAGAGAAGACAGATGAAGTTTCTGCTAGGGGCCTGAAGTTTTTGGAATG GTTGTGGACACGTGAAGAGAAGGAGATAGCAGTTGTTACCCACAGCAGTTTTCTGTTTAATACGCTCCGTGCTTTTGGAAATGATTGCCACCCAGATATAAAGAGTGAAATATGCACACA CTTTGCTAATTGTGAGCTGCGTTCAATCGTCATCATTGATAGAGG TATGATTGGATCAAGTGAATCAACTACCAACTATCCTGGCAAGATTCCTCGTGGCCCCGATGTTCCCAGTGAAGCTGCTGACTAA